The following are encoded together in the Bombus pascuorum chromosome 10, iyBomPasc1.1, whole genome shotgun sequence genome:
- the LOC132911202 gene encoding piezo-type mechanosensitive ion channel component isoform X3, which yields MSKYWLNVALLRVVLPLVLTGCIIWRPVGLSLVYLVLMLYSPYVPVPDAKTMAGHTGHYLKTCIGLSFLTAVSQLTFHIVLLALPAYGHFLHNCESMETIFRHIGFVRLDSVSAWEIFFWLTPELIVLPTSIMVYLICRFLSRKNVIDEEDDASLHRNDEAAKKSADSTAKIINFLGRIGTYVVLASLCITAALKPSVEGGFYFLVFLGAATWWSCNKELRKGFAILCKFVMVVVILHILALLSYQNQVPQELIPVNSTWQRYFALSPVYQTNCTDPRDVEYTTDADWLIYGYFLRLFWLYYVLALQSQFLSKKPAKKVKRLSGKLENLDTPLSRHVSIRRRTPSQRWQSARRKARLMRFGSGRTGLLQDSTGSVIVQDGHQDDNIQMQSLSEATPDEQSGIIEHIIMAVYSIFQLIINSSYLATNIIMMTWSIMYHSWTTFALLLWALILWMVPNKRASMMKCSPFIVIYATLLLLVQYIYSMDLTEEELPTKINGISVSEIGFSKSEQLSRWHLVVKCLFISMFWITMRQYTAERTRQRRSSALRDMVAPLHVSVSTATTAMNHEAPEIKSKFMKDVGILLKKLLTKFWIAVVAIMLFISGITGERMTVFRIIYMSLFLVLIITFQISWTVWRKMMYSFWITVIGYSVIMLILVYTYQFHNFPEYWNYLHIDEDLQKDIGLEIYETKDLFVRLLTPTFFVIITVLQIHYFHKDFLEVTDIDKFGTEESPRVERSSLGHSPILTMPPSSPGEVFLVEEEKEHIYSLRQLKEMSKLERLQLFHKIIQQFLHFYNYTWLFFEIHMQKIIFVSVMIFCVNDVCAINFVFVLILVIMINSRRNVQICTANTIAAIIAILMVVKMLYQIQYIDHNNWNINCTKFPAENQTQYGSNNTMYNIAEWFGIKKGEPGHLAELLKGYIGILVVTTLRKIIRIRQCFYRKARSEPLDTPQVMFPSITREDADKGVPQCLKFLFNYGFYKFGVEFCLIGIVALIGTRLDFYSVLYSIWLLLFFSLRRKSISRIWPFFKFFGIILLPIQYSFVVAPPSWFCIEYPWSESKTLRGLQEWMYLPDPDFPPNARKLMCDFILLMMVVRQSLVFKIEERSTATDREFPAGHNYSVYENMEKPNFVNPVKDYVSHIHCWLDIIKRGVLISLMWVTLSIMFLAGTERTNLFSLGYLIGAFVFLWQGSDFYLRPVKTILKWWNLLIGYNVVVIFSKALLQGVGCVLIEQLQVLACPLIQLFGITCLRKFRSSVSDIVLEKLDCEVPQEDIGMVWDGLCFGFLLLQKRLFKSYYFFHIVDETKAMSILASRGAELLEELHQKRIEIQENVEKNVLQKLKFKMDKIKANQRKIQGPSYREPQIHAVDTLYPGTRPLYRVRAPKTNREAVRSGDYYMFDDLDDDDVTDLIPDTESEKQEAEKRHEAEKRGRRMTISELMNTLIKTDIEIATHVAMYGGTEKDALRLRRRSVPLTRKKSSMSYLSARSETDTAVATDGADKTSIASADTETGEKDAAAEERDKTPEPTDDEYGEDKPDEKEETQEDEQKVSIATYFKFIIVMINSTLTSMTKYLNRFSRDYRYIRKVLTKEKKVLKTKPDFRMGMRLGITQIWQPIPLMKQGSTNGNAEESCDAGEGSNQPRPQEESSLFSEISPVQHDDEGGALSEVDQPPIIQLLASIWFGILAHSCLLCYFMVFLHQIKNASVLSTPLPLMVFCWGSLTIPRPSKTFWITLIAYTEAIVIVKCIFQLEVLPWNRDAAPNNPLFTPRIMGVERKHNYALWDLLLLLMVFFHRFMLKSLGQWTSPSLKPRKIIPSTLTVVPSKPPPPENRGQGESASLQEEESGSTVRTPKGATLNLRAAGEGENAQTTNEYEKLVAVQGEEISPANEEFNKAMNMTVNKYKEPMKDFFQKILSPISKEKTNVYAYMFLCDFFNFLLLIFGFSAFGTQQGDGGVTAYLQENRVPMPFLLMLLLQFALIVIDRALFLKKSIVGKLIFHYFLIFGVHIWMFFILPSVTERQFNERLPPQIWYMVKCFYLLLAAYQLRQGYPTRILGNFLCKKYSIVNYVLFKVFMLVPFLFELRAVMDWIWTDTSMTIMDWFKMEDIFANIYQIKCMRGVETDFPQPRGVKKQQMSKYLVGGGALFFMIGLIWFPLLLFALGGTVGVSNLPYDVSMKIRIGPYEPIYSMSAQSSSIIEYDETDFMRFSNLYARDRPAVTFLENYIHSDVAAVRLSGFSRKLWSISPPDLDRLITELEDNSTTVIIHVEWTVSRKTDAKDASGITTQVRDIKLPPYENNEFNPVRRTLANMLSSNDSTVHNGTITLQYAFPKFLKVTGRTTDVVPQLMRMPKWLDDNVEEEDENHLYRDVSLHLSTDADCCARQKWWIVKEVCNDSLYDQLLKRVPLNDCKYIMMFLFNDKTFPEGLSFISGFGILGLYTTAVIVISQMMRKIVSDMAPKIMFDDLPYVDRILRLCLDIYLVRESGELCLEEDLFAKLIFLYRSPETLIRWTRPPEEGERTDNEDQDDVDEDAVAPRGESRDVSRRE from the exons ATGTCCAAGTATTGGCTGAACGTGGCCCTCCTCAGGGTTGTGCTGCCGCTTGTCTTGACAGGAT GTATAATATGGCGACCTGTAGGATTGTCTCTGGTTTACTTGGTTCTGATGCTATACTCGCCCTATGTGCCGGTACCAGACGCGAAAACAATGGCTGGCCACACAGGGCACTATTTAAAAACTTGCATCGGCCTGTCTTTTCTCACAGCAGTCAGCCAACTCACTTTTCACATAGTTCTATTAGCTCTACCTGCTTATGGTCACTTTCTTCACAACT GCGAATCGATGGAAACGATCTTCAGACACATAGGTTTTGTAAGACTAGATAGCGTTTCTGCCTGGGAGATCTTCTTCTGGTTGACGCCAGAGTTAATCGTGTTACCCACTAGTATAATGGTGTATCTCATATGTCGGTTTCTATCACGAAAGAACGTTATCGACGAGGAAGATGATGCATCGTTACATCGAAACGATGAGGCTGCAAAGAAAAGCGCTGACAGCACCGCCAAG ATCATCAACTTCCTAGGACGAATCGGGACCTACGTAGTTCTAGCGTCATTGTGTATCACAGCAGCATTGAAACCATCAGTTGAAGGTGGTTTCTATTTCCTCGTCTTCCTGGGAGCCGCAACTTGGTGGTCATGTAACAAAGAGCTCCGAAAGGGCTTTGCTATATTATGCAAGTTTGTGATGGTCGTGGTGATCCTTCACATCCTGGCTTTGCTCAGCTACCAGAATCAAGTGCCTCAAGAGCTAATACCCGTAAATAGCACCTGGCAACGTTATTTCGCATTGTCTCCAGTTTATCAAACGAATTGCACTGACCCGAGGGACGTTGAGTACACGACCGATGCCGATTGGTTAATTTATGGCTACTTCTTAAGGCTATTCTGGCTCTATTACGTTCTGGCATTGCAGTCACAGTTCCTGAGCAAAAAGCCG GCAAAGAAAGTGAAACGTTTGAGCGGAAAGCTGGAGAATCTGGACACTCCATTGTCCAGGCACGTTTCCATCAGGAGAAGAACCCCATCTCAAAGATGGCAATCAGCTCGACGAAAGGCTCGC TTGATGCGATTTGGGTCCGGGAGAACGGGACTACTGCAAGATTCGACCGGAAGTGTCATTGTCCAAGATGGTCATCAGGATGACAACATTCAGATGCAAAGTCTCAGTGAAG CTACTCCAGACGAGCAATCCGGGATCATCGAACATATCATTATGGCTGTATATTCCATCTTCCAATTGATAATCAATTCATCCTATCTTGCTACGAATATCATAATGATG actTGGAGTATAATGTACCACAGTTGGACGACGTTTGCGCTGTTATTATGGGCCTTGATTCTCTGGATGGTACCTAATAAACGCGCTTCCATGATGAAATGCTCGCCGTTTATCGTTATCTATGCGACGCTTTTGCTTCTAGTTCAATACATTTATAGCATGGATCTGACAGAAGAAGAGCTGCCAACGAAGATAAACGGGATAAGTGTGTCGGAGATTGGTTTCAGCAAATCTGAACAACTTAGCCGATGGCATTTAGTCgtcaaa TGTCTGTTCATATCTATGTTCTGGATAACTATGAGACAATATACCGCTGAAAGAACCAGACAAAGACGTTCTTCAGCATTGAGAGACATGGTAGCGCCGTTACATGTTTCTGTTTCGACAGCTACTACGGCGATGAATCACGAAGCGCCGGAAATCAAAAGCAAATTCATGAAAGATGTTGGCatacttttgaaaaaattattaaccaAATTTTGGATCGCTGTAGTGGCTATTATGCTATTCATCTCTGGAATCACCGGCGAACGTATGACCGTCTTCAGGATCATTTATATGTCCCTGTTCTTAGTTTTAATCATCACTTTCCAG ATATCATGGACAGTATGGAGGAAGATGATGTACTCATTCTGGATTACGGTCATTGGTTACTCCGTAATCATGCTGATTCTCGTGTACACTtatcaatttcataatttcccGGAATATTGGAACTACCTCCATATTGACGAGGATTTGCAGAAGGACATTGGTTTAGAAATATATGAGACCAAGGATCTATTTGTTAGATTACTCACGCCAACGTTCTTCGTAATTATCACTGTCCTGCAGATTCATTATTTCCATAAAGATTTCTTGGAAGTGACCGATATCGATAAATTCGG aaCTGAAGAAAGTCCTCGAGTCGAACGATCGAGTCTTGGCCATTCACCGATTTTAACCATGCCACCATCTTCACCGGGAGAAGTTTTCCTTgttgaagaagagaaagaacatATATACTCCTTAAGACAGTTAAAAG aaATGTCTAAACTGGAGCGGCTAcagttatttcataaaataatacagcaattcttacatttttataattacactTGGCTCTTCTTTGAAATTCACATGCAAAAGATCATTTTCGTTTCTGTGATGATTTTCTGTGTCAACGAT gTCTGTGCTATTAATTTCGTATTCGTCTTGATACTAGTTATCATGATCAATTCTCGaagaaatgttcaaatatgTACTGCCAACACGATCGCCGCGATAATTGCCATTCTGATGGTCGTGAAGATGCTATATCAAATTCAGTATATCGATCACAATAACTGGAATATTAATTGCAcg AAATTTCCAGCTGAAAATCAAACTCAGTATGGCAGCAATAACACGATGTATAATATCGCAGAGTGGTttggaataaaaaaaggagagcCAGGACACTTGGCAGAATTATTGAAGGGTTACATAGGAATCTTAGTGGTGACTACTCTCAGAAAAATCATCAGAATTCGACAGTGTTTCTATAGAAAAGCACGTAGCGAACCTTTGGACACTCCTCAAGTTATGTTCCCTTCTATCACCAGAGAAGACGCTGACAAAGGAGTACCACAGTGCTTGAAATTCCTTTTCAATTATGGATTCTATAAGTTTGGCGTTGAATTCTGTTTGATAGGAATAGTGGCACTCATTGGAACCAGATTGGATTTCTATTCTGTCCTTTATAGCATTTGGCTTTTACTATTCTTCTCTCTGAGAAGAAAATCAATATCCAGAATTTGGCCTTTCTTCAAGTTCTTTGGTATAATTTTACTACCTATTCAGTATTCTTTCGTCGTGGCTCCACCATCCTGGTTTTGTATAG AGTATCCATGGAGTGAATCCAAAACTTTGAGGGGTTTGCAAGAATGGATGTATTTACCTGATCCTGACTTTCCACCAAACGCTAGAAAATTAATGT GTGATTTTATTCTGCTAATGATGGTCGTCAGACAAAGTCTCGTCTtcaaaatcgaagaaagaagcACAGCGACTGACAGAGAATTTCCAGCTGGTCATAACTATTCCGTCTACGAGAACATGGAGAAACCAAATTTCGTCAATCCTGTGAAGGATTACGTGTCACATATCCACTGTTGGTTAGACATAATTAAACGAGGCGTATTAATAAGTCTCATGTGGGTCACTTTGTCTATCATGTTCCTGGCTGGAACAGAAAGGACCAATCTCTTCTCGTTGGGTTATTTAATTGGTGCATTCGTGTTCCTCTGGCAAGGAAGTGATTTTTACTTGAGACCAGTGAAAACCATCTTGAAATGGTGGAATCTTCTAATCGGTTACAATGTGGTCGTCATATTTTCCAAGGCTTTGCTTCAGGGTGTAGGTTGCGTACTGATAGAACAG cTGCAAGTGTTAGCATGTCCACTGATTCAGCTATTCGGTATAACTTGTCTAAGAAAATTCCGAAGTTCAGTGAGCGACATAGTTCTGGAAAAATTGGATTGCGAGGTGCCACAAGAAGACATCGGCATGGTCTGGGATGGTCTATGCTTTGGTTTCCTGTTACTCCAGAAACGACTGTTCAAGAGTTACTACTTCTTCCACATAGTAGATGAAACGAAAGCTATGAGCATCCTAGCGTCTAGAGGGGCGGAGTTATTAGAAGAATTGCACCAGAAGCGCATCGAAATTCAAGAAAACGTTGAGAAGAACGTGCTGCAGAAGTTGAAGTTTAAAATGGATAAAATTAAAGCTAACCagagaaaaatacaaggaCCTAGTTACAGGGAGCCACAGATACATGCAGTTG ATACTCTCTATCCAGGAACACGGCCGTTGTACAGAGTTCGCGCCCCAAAGACCAACAGAGAGG CTGTCAGATCAGGCGACTACTACATGTTCGACGACCTGGACGACGACGATGTGACCGATCTGATCCCGGACACTGAATCCGAAAAACAAGAAGCGGAGAAACGTCACGAAGCTGAAAAACGCGGCAGAAGAATGACCATTTCCGAG CTGATGAACACGCTGATTAAGACAGACATTGAGATCGCGACACACGTCGCCATGTACGGAGGGACTGAAAAGGACGCGCTGAGACTACGTCGTCGGAGTGTGCCTTTAACAAGGAAGAAATCATCTATGTCGTATCTCAGTGCACGTTCCGAGACCGACACTGCAGTGGCCACCGAT gGCGCTGACAAAACAAGTATCGCGTCGGCGGACACGGAAACCGGTGAAAAAGATGCGGCCGCGGAAGAACGTGATAAAACACCAGAGCCAACAGACGACGAATATGGAGAAGATAAACCAGATGAAAAGGAGGAGACACAGGAGGATGAGCAAAAAGTATCAATTGCTACGTACTTCAAATTCATTATAGTGATGATTAATAGCACCCTGACGTCGATGACCAAATACTTGAACAGATTTTCGCGTGACTATAGATACATTCGCAAGGttttaacgaaagaaaaaaaagtattaaag aCAAAACCAGATTTCCGGATGGGAATGCGATTGGGAATCACTCAAATATGGCAGCCAATTCCCCTGATGAAACAAGG ATCGACTAATGGAAATGCCGAGGAATCTTGCGATGCTGGCGAAGGATCTAACCAACCACGACCGCAGGAAGAAAG CTCACTATTCTCCGAAATCTCACCTGTTCAACACGATGACGAAGGTGGTGCACTGTCTGAAGTCGATCAACCACCGATAATCCAATTATTGGCATCCATTTGGTTTGGAATCCTGGCACATTCTTGTCTACTTTGTTACTTCATGGTGTTCCTTCATCAGATTAAAAATGCATCCGTCCTTTCCACGCCTTTGCCTCTCATGGTGTTCTGCTGGGGTTCGTTAACCATTCCACGACCCTCGAAAACATTTTGGATAACGTTAATCGCGTACACCgag GCAATCGTGATAGTAAAATGCATTTTCCAATTGGAAGTATTGCCCTGGAATCGAGATGCTGCACCGAATAATCCTCTATTTACTCCTAGAATTATGGGGGTTGAACGCAAACATAATTATGCTTTGTGGGATCTGTTGTTGCTTCTCATGGTGTTCTTCCATAG ATTTATGCTGAAATCATTAGGACAATGGACGTCTCCGTCCCTAAAAccaagaaaaattattccttcCACTTTAACTGTAGTTCCATCCAAGCCTCCACCGCCAGAAAATAGAGGTCAAGGAGAATCTGCATCGctacaagaagaagaaag cgGTAGTACCGTAAGAACACCTAAAGGAGCAACTCTGAACCTTCGCGCAGCAGGGGAGGGTGAAAATGCGCAAACCACaaatgaatatgaaaaattagtgGCCGTTCAAGGAGAAGAAATCAGCCCCGCGAACGAAGAGTTCAATAAAGCCATGAATATgac cgtaaataaatacaaagaacCAATGAAAGATTTCTTCCAAAAAATTCTTAGTCCAATTAGCAAAGAAAAGACGAacgtatatgcatatatgttCCTGTgtgatttctttaatttcttgcTACTCATTTTTGGATTTTCTGCATTTGGG ACACAACAAGGTGACGGTGGTGTTACAGCCTATTTACAAGAAAATCGAGTTCCCATGCCATTCTTACTGATGTTACTGCTACAGTTTGCACTGATAGTTATCGATAGAGCTTTGTTCTTAAAGAAATCAATCGTAGGCAAACTAATTTTCCATTACTTTCTTATATTTGGCGTTCACATTTGGATGTTCTTCATATTGCCAAGTGTCACCGAACG ACAATTTAATGAGAGGCTTCCACCGCAAATTTGGTACATGGTCAAGTGCTTCTACCTCTTGTTAGCGGCTTATCAATTAAGACAAGGCTATCCGACACGAATACTTGGCAATTTCCTCTGCAAGAAATACAGCATTGTCAACTATGTCTTATTCAAAGt ATTCATGTTAGTCCCATTCTTATTCGAATTAAGGGCAGTAATGGACTGGATCTGGACGGACACTTCCATGACGATAATGGATTGGTTTAAAATGGAAGATATTTTCGCcaatatttatcaaatcaAG TGTATGCGAGGCGTAGAAACGGATTTCCCTCAGCCACGAGGTGTAAAGAAGCAACAAATGAGCAAGTACTTAGTCGGTGGTGGTGCTCTCTTCTTCATGATTGGATTAATATGGTTCCCCTTGCTCTTATTCGCACTTGGTGGCACAGTTGGTGTTTCGAATCTACCCTACGatgtttcaatgaaaattagaaTTGGTCCTTATGAACCAATTTACTCTATGTCGGCGCAAAGTAGCTCTATCATCGAATACGACGAAACTGATTTCAtgagattttcaaatttgtacgCGAGAGATAGACCTGCGGTCACTTTCCTGGAAAACTATATACATTCTGATGTCGCTGCCGTGAGATTGAGTGGGTTCTCTCGAAAATTATGGAGTATATCTCCGCCAGACTTAGATAG ACTGATAACAGAACTAGAAGATAATAGCACAACCGTGATCATCCACGTAGAGTGGACAGTGTCTCGAAAAACGGACGCGAAAGATGCCAGTGGGATAACGACACAAGTGAGAGATATAAAATTGCCACCGTATGAAAACAATGAATTTAATCCTGTGAGAAGAACGTTAGCTAATATGCTCTCTAGCAATGACTCAACCGTGCATAATGGTACTATCACGTTGCAATATGCGTTTCCCAAGTTTTTGAAAGTGACTGGTCGAACCACTGACGTCGTTCCACAATTAATGCGAATGC CGAAATGGCTTGATGACAATGTAGAGGAAGAGGATGAGAATCATCTGTACAGGGATGTTAGTCTTCATTTATCTACCGACGCAGATTGTTGCGCTCGTCAGAAATGGTGGATCGTTAAAGAAGTTTGTAATGATTCTTTATACGATCAGCTATTAAAGAGAGTGCCCCTAAATGACTGCAAGTACATCATGATGTTCTTGTTCAATGATAAAACGTTCCCCGAGGGGTTGAGCTTTATCAGTGGATTTGG AATCTTAGGTTTGTACACTACCGCGGTGATAGTCATAAGTCAAATGATGAGGAAGATAGTCAGTGACATGGCGCCAAAGATTATGTTCGATGACTTACCCTACGTCGATAGAATACTAAGATTATGCTTAGATATTTATTTGGTCCGTGAAAGTGGAGAATTGTGTCTCGAGGAAGACTTGTTCGCCAAATTAATATTCCTCTACAGATCACCGGAGACGTTGATCAG ATGGACAAGGCCACCCGAAGAAGGTGAGAGAACTGACAACGAAGATCAAGATGATGTAGATGAGGATGCTGTGGCGCCAAGAGGGGAATCTCGAGATGTTTCTCGcagagaataa